The following coding sequences lie in one Lelliottia jeotgali genomic window:
- a CDS encoding pilus assembly protein: MMSNVFRKLNLSVALLLAGFAVLPGESYAGDGQVGDSIDYTFSGRLQAWMPCTFNNGGPITLEFGNVGISKVDSGQYLRELKYTLECGSATSSNTVIMVFTTTTPVATDSASISSDIPGLWVKILKDGAPLELGKEFQVADPQSPPKIEVQLIRDSGTDLIEGAFKATGTLVAEYM; this comes from the coding sequence ATGATGAGTAACGTGTTCCGTAAATTAAATTTATCTGTGGCTCTATTGCTTGCTGGATTCGCCGTACTGCCGGGTGAAAGCTACGCAGGTGACGGACAAGTCGGCGACAGCATTGACTATACATTCAGCGGACGCCTGCAGGCGTGGATGCCCTGCACCTTCAACAACGGCGGCCCAATTACGCTGGAGTTTGGCAATGTCGGGATTTCTAAAGTCGATAGCGGGCAATATCTTCGCGAACTGAAATATACCCTGGAATGCGGGAGTGCGACGTCCAGTAATACGGTCATCATGGTATTTACTACCACCACGCCGGTGGCAACTGATTCTGCCTCTATTTCTTCAGATATTCCGGGACTGTGGGTGAAAATATTGAAAGACGGTGCTCCTCTTGAGCTGGGAAAAGAATTTCAGGTTGCTGACCCGCAATCTCCGCCCAAAATTGAAGTGCAGCTGATAAGAGACTCAGGTACGGATCTTATCGAAGGTGCATTTAAAGCGACGGGGACATTAGTTGCAGAATATATGTGA